In Manis pentadactyla isolate mManPen7 chromosome 3, mManPen7.hap1, whole genome shotgun sequence, a single window of DNA contains:
- the SLC2A8 gene encoding solute carrier family 2, facilitated glucose transporter member 8 isoform X3 produces MTPDDQETQPLLGPPGGSAPRGRRVFLAAFAAALGPLSFGFALGYSSPAIPSLRRAAPLAPRLDEDAASWFGAIVTLGAASGGVLGGWLVDRAGRKLSLLLCTVPFVVGFAVITAARELWMLLGGRLLTGLACGIASLVAPVYISEIAYPTVRGLLGSCVQLMVVIGILLAYLAGRVLEWRWLAVLGCVPPSFMLLLMCFMPETPRFLLTQHKRQEAMAAVQFLWGSEQGWEELPAGAGHQGFHLALLRHPGIYKPFIIGISLMVFQQLSGINAVMFYAETIFEEAKFKDSSLASVIVGIIQVLFTAMAALVMDRAGRRLLLALSGVVMVFSTSAFGAYFKLTQGGPSNSSHVELLAPISVEPASASVGLAWLAVGSVCLFTAGFAVGWGPIPWLLMSEIFPLHVKGVATGVCVLTNWLMAFLVTKEFSSLMEAARLFSRVVAPICIPTSIAQEFQLLHILNTHYSPL; encoded by the exons ATGACGCCTGACGACCAGGAGACCCAGCCACTTCTGGGGCCGCCCGGCGGCAG CGCTCCCAGAGGCCGCCGCGTCTTCCTCGCAGCGTTCGCCGCTGCCCTAGGCCCGCTCAGCTTCGGCTTCGCGCTCGGCTACAGCTCCCCAGCCATCCCGAGCCTACGGCGCGCCGCGCCCTTGGCCCCGCGCCTCGACGAGGATGCCGCCTCCTGGTTCGGG GCTATCGTGACCCTGGGCGCCGCGTCGGGGGGCGTACTGGGCGGCTGGCTAGTGGACCGCGCCGGGCGCAAGCTGAGCCTCCTGCTCTGCACCGTACCCTTCGTGGTCGGCTTTGCGGTCATCACCGCGGCCCGGGAACTGTGGATGCTGCTCGGGGGCCGCCTCCTCACCGGCCTGGCCTGCGGGATTGCCTCGCTTGTGGCCCCG GTCTATATCTCTGAAATTGCGTACCCCACAGTGCGGGGGCTGCTCGGCTCCTGTGTGCAGCTGATGGTCGTCATAGGCATCCTCCTAGCCTACTTGGCAG GCCGGGTGCTGGAGTGGCGCTGGCTGGCCGTGCTGGGCTGTGTGCCCCCATCCTTCATGCTGCTGCTGATGTGCTTCATGCCCGAGACGCCACGCTTCTTGCTGACTCAGCACAAACGCCAGGAGGCCATGGCCGCTGTGCAGTTCCTGTGGGGCTCCGAGCAGGGCTGGGAAGAGCTGCCTGCCGGGGCTGGGCACCAG GGCTTCCATCTGGCCCTGTTGAGGCATCCTGGTATTTACAAGCCCTTCATCATCGGCATTTCATTGATGGTCTTCCAGCAGCTGTCGGGAATCAACGCTGTCATGTTCTATGCAGAGACCATCTTTGAGGAAGCTAAGTTCAAG GACAGCAGCCTGGCCTCGGTCATCGTGGGCATCATCCAGGTGCTGTTCACGGCCATGGCGGCCCTCGTCATGGACAGAGCTGGGCGGAGGCTGCTCCTGGCCTTGTCAG GTGTGGTCATGGTGTTCAGCACCAGCGCCTTCGGTGCCTACTTCAAGCTGACCCAGGGCGGCCCCAGCAACTCCTCACACGTGGAGCTCTTGGCGCCCATCTCGGTGGAACCTGCCAGTGCCAGTGTGGGGCTGGCCTGGTTGGCGGTGGGCAGCGTGTGCCTCTTCACCGCTG GCTTTGCTGTGGGCTGGGGGCCCATCCCCTGGCTCCTCATGTCTGAGATCTTCCCTCTGCACGTCAAGGGCGTGGCCACTGGCGTCTGTGTCCTCACCAACTGGCTCATGGCCTTTCTGGTGACAAAGGAGTTCAGCAGCCTCATG
- the SLC2A8 gene encoding solute carrier family 2, facilitated glucose transporter member 8 isoform X4: protein MTPDDQETQPLLGPPGGSAPRGRRVFLAAFAAALGPLSFGFALGYSSPAIPSLRRAAPLAPRLDEDAASWFGAIVTLGAASGGVLGGWLVDRAGRKLSLLLCTVPFVVGFAVITAARELWMLLGGRLLTGLACGIASLVAPVYISEIAYPTVRGLLGSCVQLMVVIGILLAYLAGRVLEWRWLAVLGCVPPSFMLLLMCFMPETPRFLLTQHKRQEAMAAVQFLWGSEQGWEELPAGAGHQGFHLALLRHPGIYKPFIIGISLMVFQQLSGINAVMFYAETIFEEAKFKDSSLASVIVGIIQVLFTAMAALVMDRAGRRLLLALSGVVMVFSTSAFGAYFKLTQGGPSNSSHVELLAPISVEPASASVGLAWLAVGSVCLFTAGRAQALWCLLARLCLLHLQCPFYFVLCP from the exons ATGACGCCTGACGACCAGGAGACCCAGCCACTTCTGGGGCCGCCCGGCGGCAG CGCTCCCAGAGGCCGCCGCGTCTTCCTCGCAGCGTTCGCCGCTGCCCTAGGCCCGCTCAGCTTCGGCTTCGCGCTCGGCTACAGCTCCCCAGCCATCCCGAGCCTACGGCGCGCCGCGCCCTTGGCCCCGCGCCTCGACGAGGATGCCGCCTCCTGGTTCGGG GCTATCGTGACCCTGGGCGCCGCGTCGGGGGGCGTACTGGGCGGCTGGCTAGTGGACCGCGCCGGGCGCAAGCTGAGCCTCCTGCTCTGCACCGTACCCTTCGTGGTCGGCTTTGCGGTCATCACCGCGGCCCGGGAACTGTGGATGCTGCTCGGGGGCCGCCTCCTCACCGGCCTGGCCTGCGGGATTGCCTCGCTTGTGGCCCCG GTCTATATCTCTGAAATTGCGTACCCCACAGTGCGGGGGCTGCTCGGCTCCTGTGTGCAGCTGATGGTCGTCATAGGCATCCTCCTAGCCTACTTGGCAG GCCGGGTGCTGGAGTGGCGCTGGCTGGCCGTGCTGGGCTGTGTGCCCCCATCCTTCATGCTGCTGCTGATGTGCTTCATGCCCGAGACGCCACGCTTCTTGCTGACTCAGCACAAACGCCAGGAGGCCATGGCCGCTGTGCAGTTCCTGTGGGGCTCCGAGCAGGGCTGGGAAGAGCTGCCTGCCGGGGCTGGGCACCAG GGCTTCCATCTGGCCCTGTTGAGGCATCCTGGTATTTACAAGCCCTTCATCATCGGCATTTCATTGATGGTCTTCCAGCAGCTGTCGGGAATCAACGCTGTCATGTTCTATGCAGAGACCATCTTTGAGGAAGCTAAGTTCAAG GACAGCAGCCTGGCCTCGGTCATCGTGGGCATCATCCAGGTGCTGTTCACGGCCATGGCGGCCCTCGTCATGGACAGAGCTGGGCGGAGGCTGCTCCTGGCCTTGTCAG GTGTGGTCATGGTGTTCAGCACCAGCGCCTTCGGTGCCTACTTCAAGCTGACCCAGGGCGGCCCCAGCAACTCCTCACACGTGGAGCTCTTGGCGCCCATCTCGGTGGAACCTGCCAGTGCCAGTGTGGGGCTGGCCTGGTTGGCGGTGGGCAGCGTGTGCCTCTTCACCGCTG
- the SLC2A8 gene encoding solute carrier family 2, facilitated glucose transporter member 8 isoform X2, whose translation MTPDDQETQPLLGPPGGSAPRGRRVFLAAFAAALGPLSFGFALGYSSPAIPSLRRAAPLAPRLDEDAASWFGAIVTLGAASGGVLGGWLVDRAGRKLSLLLCTVPFVVGFAVITAARELWMLLGGRLLTGLACGIASLVAPVYISEIAYPTVRGLLGSCVQLMVVIGILLAYLAGRVLEWRWLAVLGCVPPSFMLLLMCFMPETPRFLLTQHKRQEAMAAVQFLWGSEQGWEELPAGAGHQGFHLALLRHPGIYKPFIIGISLMVFQQLSGINAVMFYAETIFEEAKFKDSSLASVIVGIIQVLFTAMAALVMDRAGRRLLLALSGVVMVFSTSAFGAYFKLTQGGPSNSSHVELLAPISVEPASASVGLAWLAVGSVCLFTAGFAVGWGPIPWLLMSEIFPLHVKGVATGVCVLTNWLMAFLVTKEFSSLMDVLRPYGAFWLASAFCIFSVLFTLSCVPETKGKTLEQITAHFEGR comes from the exons ATGACGCCTGACGACCAGGAGACCCAGCCACTTCTGGGGCCGCCCGGCGGCAG CGCTCCCAGAGGCCGCCGCGTCTTCCTCGCAGCGTTCGCCGCTGCCCTAGGCCCGCTCAGCTTCGGCTTCGCGCTCGGCTACAGCTCCCCAGCCATCCCGAGCCTACGGCGCGCCGCGCCCTTGGCCCCGCGCCTCGACGAGGATGCCGCCTCCTGGTTCGGG GCTATCGTGACCCTGGGCGCCGCGTCGGGGGGCGTACTGGGCGGCTGGCTAGTGGACCGCGCCGGGCGCAAGCTGAGCCTCCTGCTCTGCACCGTACCCTTCGTGGTCGGCTTTGCGGTCATCACCGCGGCCCGGGAACTGTGGATGCTGCTCGGGGGCCGCCTCCTCACCGGCCTGGCCTGCGGGATTGCCTCGCTTGTGGCCCCG GTCTATATCTCTGAAATTGCGTACCCCACAGTGCGGGGGCTGCTCGGCTCCTGTGTGCAGCTGATGGTCGTCATAGGCATCCTCCTAGCCTACTTGGCAG GCCGGGTGCTGGAGTGGCGCTGGCTGGCCGTGCTGGGCTGTGTGCCCCCATCCTTCATGCTGCTGCTGATGTGCTTCATGCCCGAGACGCCACGCTTCTTGCTGACTCAGCACAAACGCCAGGAGGCCATGGCCGCTGTGCAGTTCCTGTGGGGCTCCGAGCAGGGCTGGGAAGAGCTGCCTGCCGGGGCTGGGCACCAG GGCTTCCATCTGGCCCTGTTGAGGCATCCTGGTATTTACAAGCCCTTCATCATCGGCATTTCATTGATGGTCTTCCAGCAGCTGTCGGGAATCAACGCTGTCATGTTCTATGCAGAGACCATCTTTGAGGAAGCTAAGTTCAAG GACAGCAGCCTGGCCTCGGTCATCGTGGGCATCATCCAGGTGCTGTTCACGGCCATGGCGGCCCTCGTCATGGACAGAGCTGGGCGGAGGCTGCTCCTGGCCTTGTCAG GTGTGGTCATGGTGTTCAGCACCAGCGCCTTCGGTGCCTACTTCAAGCTGACCCAGGGCGGCCCCAGCAACTCCTCACACGTGGAGCTCTTGGCGCCCATCTCGGTGGAACCTGCCAGTGCCAGTGTGGGGCTGGCCTGGTTGGCGGTGGGCAGCGTGTGCCTCTTCACCGCTG GCTTTGCTGTGGGCTGGGGGCCCATCCCCTGGCTCCTCATGTCTGAGATCTTCCCTCTGCACGTCAAGGGCGTGGCCACTGGCGTCTGTGTCCTCACCAACTGGCTCATGGCCTTTCTGGTGACAAAGGAGTTCAGCAGCCTCATG